The sequence CGTGATCGTCGAAGCGGAAGCTGACCCGCGACAGCGGTGTGCTGGTGGTGTCAAGGCTCATCACGCCGCCTCCTGGGAAGCAAGGGAGGCAGCGGGGGCGGGCATGGCGGGCATCCACATGCGCGCTCCGCCGTGCCGCAGCCGCAGCACGAAGCCGATCACCCCGGACAGTCCGGTGTTGTAGTCCGCGCTCACCGCGTGCATCGACTCGTCCGCCACGACCATGCGGCCCTCGTGCAGGGCGTGCCGTGCCGTGATGCGTACGGCCAGGTCGGCCGCGGCCTGCCGGTAACGGGGGGCGTGCAGGTGGTCGGCCAGGTCGAGCAGGAACTCGCCGCTGCCGGCCAGGCCGTGGCACAGGACGGAGGACTGCTGCCAGGAGCCCGCCAGCACGGTGCGGCCGGCGCGTATCGCCAGGTCGCGGTAGCGCACCTCGCCGGTGTACTGCCACATGCGGACCAGGAACGCACCGATACCGGCTGCACCATTGCACCAGGACAGCGGCAGCGAGGACGGGTGCGTCTCGCCCGGGCCGGCCGGCCAGGACACCTGATCGCCGTCGAGGAGCGCGGCGGCGGCCAGAGCGTCGGCGGCGGCGCGAGCCAGGGCGAGGTACTCCTGGTTTCCGGTGGCCGCCCCGGCAGCCAGGAGGAAGGCGCCGATGCCGGCGGTGCCGTGGGCGAAGCCGTAGGAGGTGGTGCCGGCGAAGACCGAGTCGAAGTCGGCCGGGACGGGCCAGCACACCCCCTCGGGCGTGTGTACGGCAGCGGCGGCCAGGGCGTCGGCGCAGGCGCGCATTCTGTCGCCGAGGTCGCTGTCACCGGTGTCCTGCCACAGCTGCAGGTGGGCCATGCCGGCGCCGGCCGTGCCGTGGCAGACATCAGGGTTGGGCCAGGCAGTGGGCAGGCGGCGGGCCAGGTCCACGGCGCGTTCGGCCAGCCGTTTGTCGTCCAGCAGCAGTGCCGCGTCGTGGAGCGCCCAGGCTGTGCCGGCGCGGCCGAAGTACAGGCCGGGCAGTGTGCGGGGCTCAGCTGGCAGCCGCCGCACGATCCATCCGGCCACCTGCGCCACGGCGTCGGCCAGGCGGGCGTCCGGCAGCTGACAGGCGGCTCGGGTCAGTACCTGGAGCACGCCGGCGGCACCGTGCTGGACACTGCACGGATCGGTGATGGCGCCGAATCCGCCCGAGGACGGCCACAGCCTGTCGCCGCTGGGGTCCATGGTGGCCAGCAGGTGGCCGATCCCGTCGGCCACCAGCCGGTCCTGGCCGGCCGCGGACAGCGGGGCCGGTGCGCCGCAGCCCGTGCCCTCGGTACCGGAGACGGGGGCAGAGCTGGAGTTGTCGGCCAGGGTCCGCAGGTGGCTTTGGACGGTCTGAAGGTCCCAGCGGCGGGAAGGATCGTCGTCCATCAGCGCCACGATCAGCGGCGTGAAGGAGCGCACCGCCGGGCTGTGGACGCTCATGGCGTCCAGCAGCGTCTGGATGCGCTGGCGGACCGGGCGGCAGGCGGGCTGGTCCTCGGGCAGGACCGGGTCGGAGCCCGAGACGAGGAAGAACAGGGTCGCGCCGAGCGCGTACAGGTCGGAGGACAGCTCGGGGGCAGGCCCGAGCATGGGCGCACCGACCTGTTCGGGCGAGGCGTAGGCCGTGGTCAGAACACGGTTGACGGCGGTGCCCGGGCGTGTGGCGTATTCCAGGTCGATCATCCGCAGGTCGCCGTCCGGGGTGACCATGAGGTTGTTGGGGGTGAGATCGCGCAGCAGCAGCCCACGCCCGTGCACGGCCGCGACGATCTCGGCCAGCTGCAACGCCATGCGTGTGATCCGGGCGAAGGACACAGCCTTGTTGCTGCCGAATGCGGTGCGCTCGGCGATCCAGCCCCGCAGCGGAAGCCCGGCAATGGCCTCCTGGGCCAGAAAGAGGCTGTCCTGCTGTTCGAACAGGGCGACGGCGCGCGGGGTGAACCCCAGCGGCGCCAGCTCATCGAGCATCGTTGCCTCGTGCCGGAGCACATCGCGCACATCGGTACCGTCCATGCGCTCACCCACGTGCGGGCGGGCCTGCTTGACGACCACGTCCTTGCCGGTGTGCTGGTCGACCGCGCGGAAGACCCCGCCCTTGGCCGAGTGCTTGATCGCCTTGTGCGCCATGAACCTCTCGGCCAGCAGCACGGCCGAGGGCTGCTGTGTCGCGGCGGTCGGGGGCCTGTGGCCGGGCAGTGGCGAGGGCGCCCACGCGGGCGGCGAGAACCAGGCGTTGCGCTCGTCCTTGACCAGGGTGCCGTCCGGGCCTTTCAGCAGCGACTCGTAGCCGCCGTCGTTGGACAGCGCCGTGATGCCGCGGAAGGCGCCGTAGCGGTAGTGGACCAGGCTGCCGGGCCGGTAGGGGCGGTCGGAGAGCACGGCGGGGCCGGGCAGCCCCTGCGTTCCCCGGTCCAGTTTCCCGGCCAGCAGCCGGAAGTGCTCGTCATCTCGGGGGTAGGCGGTGATGAACTTCCCGCTGCTGCCGCGGGCGCAGTTCGACGAGACGAGACTGATCAGTTCCTCCTGCGTAGCGGTGAACTTGAAAGCGCAGCCGTGGCGCAGCAGCACCGTCGCGGCCCGCTCCAGTACCACCGGGGCCGACAGAGGGGTGGCCGAGATGTGCAGCTTCCAGCCCTGCACCGGCCAGGGGTAGTCGGCCGGCTGGACATGGCACCAGAAACCACCGGGCGTCACGGTCCAGTCACCGCGCTCTTCCCGCTGCAGGAGGAGCCGGACAAGCCCCTGCAGAGGGAAGGAGTCGTTCTCGCGGAAGGTCACAGTGGCTCCTCAACGCCAACACGATCGGGATAGGTGTGCTCTGCCCGGTCAGCCACATGCTGCGGGCTCGACCTGGCACCAACAGTGGCTGTCGGCCGGTGGCCGAGACATCCGCCACCTCACGGAGAAACAGACGAACCGGACGCAGCGGTCACCTTGTACGCATATACATGCCGATATATCGGGACTATTTATGTTCTCGACTGAACCTCAGGGGCGCCCCGGCTCGCGTAGCGGTGCTTGAGCGGGCCGGCACGCGCGCTGCCGGTCGGCTATCCGTCGGCTCGCCGGGCAGCCCTAGGAGCGGAACCGAACCACTCCGGCGTCCGCTACGGCAGGGGGGACGGGCGTCAGAGAGCCCCGCGGTGCCTCGCTGTCTTCAAGGGACCGCAGCCCAGTCGCGCTGGTGAACGCAGGCGAAGAGGCGGGCTGCGGTGCGCAGCGCGGCGTTGGCGCGGGGCAGCTCCCAGACCGCCCCGGGTTGCTGGTAGCTGGGGGCAGCCCGGAGCAGGCCCCAGCAGGTGTCTCTCCATGAGTCCGCACAACGGACGGCGGTACAGCCTGGCAGCCAGGAGCCGTCGGCTCCTGGCCTCCGAGCCCTACCGGGGCTGGGCGAGCGCCAGCCGCTCCAGTGGCATCGCCGCACCGAGCCTGTATAGCGCCACCGACTCGTCCCACGCCGGCCAGGCGGCTCGCCGTTCTGAATCTGGGCGACGACATGGCGTACGCCGTCCACGTCAAACGCCAGGGACCCGCTTCCGGGGGCGGGTGAGCATGACCTGTGTCAGCGGGCGCGGGCCGGTGCAGCCGGCTGGGTGTATTGATCACGAGCGTTGTTAACGGTGGCCGGTCTTGATCGTGGCGAAGGCCTCCGTGTGTGGTGGAGGTGTCGAATCTTCACCGCACGGAGGCCTTCGTGTCCCACCGTAATTTCCGGCCTCCCGTCCACGGCGGCGGCTGCTCGTCGAACGTGTCCGCGCCGGCCGTCCCGTCGCCCACGTCGCCGCAGAGGAGGGGCATCTCCCGTCGCGGTCAGCCACCGATCAGCCGCGTGAACAACGCTGCAGGTCAATACAGTGGGCGTGTATCGGGTCGTGAGCAATGAGCGGGTTCTTTCCCCGTGCTGATCTTCGATCCGGTAGATCGTCTTGCGTGACACGTGCGCCGGAGGACACCGAGCCGAAGGCGGAGCTTCTGGTGGACCGGTTCGCCATGGTCTGACGCGCCATCCCGGCGGGCACGCAGTGATCCCAGGGCCCCGCCGCTGACTGCCTGCGGCATCGCTTCCGGTCACTCGCGCCCACACGGCGCAGCCGCAGATCGCCGGGCCTCGTACCCCAGACGGGCACCCGCCCCGCAAGCTGCGATGCTCATTGATCGCGACCCGATATGCGCCCTGGTACTGCAACGGTCTTTGTCGTGACTGGGCTTCCAGACCGCGAAGCAGGAATGCGGTCTGGACGACTACAAGGTCCGCCGTTACCCGGGCCGGCACCGCCACATGACCCTGGCCACGGCCGCCCACGCCTGCCTGACCGTCCTGCGCGCCCGCGAACTCGACACCGACAAAGCAGAAACGGATCCTCCCAGCTCATCCACCTCAGCCTCGCTGAGATCAGACGCCTGATCACCCGACTCACCCACCGCCGGCCCGCACCGGTCGACCACATCCTCAACTGGTCACACTGGTGCCGCAGATGCCAACACCAAGCCCGCATCAGCCACTACAAACGACGCGGACACAGCCCCTGAAACTGGCCGGCAATCAGCACAAACACCGTTGCAGTGTCAGACCGTGTCCTACATGGCGTTGCTGGTAGTTGAGTGGGGAGTGGGCGGTGGGGTTGGATCGTTCCGGACGGACTGTGGGAGTTGGCGGGGCCGTTGCTGCCGCAGGGCGGCGGGGTCGCGAACATCGATGATGAGGCGGTGTTCGCCGCGATCATCTACGTGTTGGTCAGCGGCTGTGCCTGGCGGGCGCTGCCGCCGTGCTTCGGTGCGTCGAAGTCGACCGTCCATCGTCGGTTCCTGATCTGGTCCAGAGCCGGGGTATGGGGCCGGCTGCAGCAGAAGGTTCTCCAACTCCTGGACGAAAAGGGTCTGGTGGACTTGTCCCGCGCGGTCCTCGACTCGGCTCACGTCCGCGCGAAAAAAGGGGGGGGCGAACTTGCAGGTCCGAGCCCCGTGGACCGGGGTAAGCCCGGTTCCAAGACGCATGTCCTGTCCGACGCGGACGGACTGCCCCTACGCGTCGGGCTCTCCGCGGCCAACACCCACGACAGCCTCGCCCTGAAGCCGATGCTGTCCCATTTCCACATGGGACACGAACCCCATGCAGCCGATTCCTAGCCCGTGCGTCTTCATGCCGACAAAGCCTACGACATCTCTCACCTGCGGCGATGTCTCTGGGGCAAGCGTATCGGCGTCCGTATCGCCCGCAAGGGCATGGACTCGAGTGAACGACTCGGCCGACGCCGATGGGTCATCGAACGCACCATGTCCTGGCTGACCGGCTACCGCCGCCTCAACCACCGCTACGAACGCCACCCCCGCAACTACCTGGCCTTCCTCGGCCTCACCGCAGCCCCCTGCATGCTACAAACGGCTCGTCAAACTCACCACATAGGACACGGTGCCGGGCGCACCGCCCGCGGCCCGTTCACGACGGCTCCTGCGGCGAAGGCTGGTCCTGCTCTGGTGGGCTGGCGCGGGCGGCGAGGTCTTCCAGGTGGGTTGCCGCGGCGGCTGCGCCGCCGGC is a genomic window of Streptomyces griseochromogenes containing:
- the lanL gene encoding class IV lanthionine synthetase LanL, which encodes MTFRENDSFPLQGLVRLLLQREERGDWTVTPGGFWCHVQPADYPWPVQGWKLHISATPLSAPVVLERAATVLLRHGCAFKFTATQEELISLVSSNCARGSSGKFITAYPRDDEHFRLLAGKLDRGTQGLPGPAVLSDRPYRPGSLVHYRYGAFRGITALSNDGGYESLLKGPDGTLVKDERNAWFSPPAWAPSPLPGHRPPTAATQQPSAVLLAERFMAHKAIKHSAKGGVFRAVDQHTGKDVVVKQARPHVGERMDGTDVRDVLRHEATMLDELAPLGFTPRAVALFEQQDSLFLAQEAIAGLPLRGWIAERTAFGSNKAVSFARITRMALQLAEIVAAVHGRGLLLRDLTPNNLMVTPDGDLRMIDLEYATRPGTAVNRVLTTAYASPEQVGAPMLGPAPELSSDLYALGATLFFLVSGSDPVLPEDQPACRPVRQRIQTLLDAMSVHSPAVRSFTPLIVALMDDDPSRRWDLQTVQSHLRTLADNSSSAPVSGTEGTGCGAPAPLSAAGQDRLVADGIGHLLATMDPSGDRLWPSSGGFGAITDPCSVQHGAAGVLQVLTRAACQLPDARLADAVAQVAGWIVRRLPAEPRTLPGLYFGRAGTAWALHDAALLLDDKRLAERAVDLARRLPTAWPNPDVCHGTAGAGMAHLQLWQDTGDSDLGDRMRACADALAAAAVHTPEGVCWPVPADFDSVFAGTTSYGFAHGTAGIGAFLLAAGAATGNQEYLALARAAADALAAAALLDGDQVSWPAGPGETHPSSLPLSWCNGAAGIGAFLVRMWQYTGEVRYRDLAIRAGRTVLAGSWQQSSVLCHGLAGSGEFLLDLADHLHAPRYRQAAADLAVRITARHALHEGRMVVADESMHAVSADYNTGLSGVIGFVLRLRHGGARMWMPAMPAPAASLASQEAA